The following are encoded together in the Flavobacterium sp. TR2 genome:
- a CDS encoding RagB/SusD family nutrient uptake outer membrane protein: protein MKKIYISIFVLAAFTFTGCADDYLDVKQTETISTDDMELLNNDSGAKSFVTSIYSKFLDWDMSSFGWIGLASITSDDADKGSTPSDTGTDKDVLDALTYNASNPSAESTFNANYDGINRCNQALEILPKLDKADPALRDRLMAEAKFLRAFMYFTLVKCYGGVPIVDHISKIPLSAEDKAMQLTRKSAAEVYAFIEKDLTEAAAVLPNKSQYSSDEKARASKGAAYALLAKVSLYQKKWQSVIDNCNLVTGYVISPDYAKMFRLEGENDGESIFEINGNGAVPARGIQGYSNTQGVRDAWGWGFNQPSQSLVNAYEAGDVRKDATIIFRGTTLYDGRVIPVVSENDPNPRYNFKAYSSAYTSAWETDANIKYLRYAEVLLMKAEALNELGQTSEAIPLLNRIRHRAGLGDTPAVSQDAVRTAIWKERRVELAFEFDRFFDLVRTGQAKDAFAADKSAAFPNGKVFTVGKNELFPIPASFILVSEGMSSQNPGYN from the coding sequence ATGAAAAAGATATATATATCAATCTTCGTGTTAGCAGCATTTACTTTTACAGGGTGTGCTGATGATTACCTAGATGTTAAGCAAACTGAAACCATTTCTACTGATGATATGGAGCTGCTTAATAATGACAGTGGAGCTAAAAGCTTCGTTACCTCAATCTACAGTAAATTTTTAGACTGGGATATGAGTTCATTCGGATGGATTGGATTGGCAAGTATCACATCTGATGATGCAGACAAAGGTTCAACTCCAAGTGATACAGGTACAGATAAAGATGTTTTGGATGCTTTAACTTACAATGCATCAAACCCATCTGCAGAAAGTACATTTAATGCTAACTATGATGGAATCAATAGATGTAATCAAGCATTAGAAATTTTGCCAAAATTAGATAAAGCTGATCCTGCATTAAGAGATAGATTAATGGCAGAAGCAAAATTTTTAAGAGCTTTCATGTACTTTACTTTAGTAAAATGTTACGGAGGAGTTCCTATTGTAGATCATATTTCAAAAATTCCATTATCTGCAGAAGATAAAGCAATGCAGTTAACACGTAAAAGTGCGGCAGAAGTTTATGCTTTTATCGAAAAAGACTTAACTGAAGCAGCTGCAGTTTTGCCAAACAAATCGCAATATTCATCAGACGAAAAAGCTAGAGCTTCAAAAGGTGCTGCTTATGCTTTATTGGCAAAAGTAAGTTTGTATCAGAAAAAATGGCAAAGTGTTATAGATAATTGTAACCTGGTTACTGGATACGTTATTTCTCCAGATTATGCTAAAATGTTCAGATTAGAAGGAGAAAATGATGGAGAATCTATTTTTGAAATAAACGGAAATGGTGCTGTACCTGCTCGTGGAATTCAAGGATATTCTAATACTCAAGGTGTTCGTGATGCATGGGGATGGGGATTCAATCAGCCATCTCAAAGTTTGGTAAATGCTTATGAAGCAGGAGATGTTAGAAAAGATGCTACTATTATTTTTAGAGGCACAACTTTATATGACGGAAGAGTAATTCCTGTTGTAAGTGAAAACGATCCTAACCCGAGATATAATTTCAAAGCTTATTCTTCAGCTTACACAAGCGCTTGGGAAACAGATGCTAACATTAAATACTTAAGATATGCTGAGGTATTATTAATGAAAGCTGAAGCTTTAAATGAATTAGGACAGACTTCTGAAGCTATACCGTTATTAAACAGAATCAGACATAGAGCAGGATTAGGTGATACTCCAGCAGTTTCTCAAGATGCTGTTAGAACTGCAATCTGGAAAGAAAGAAGAGTTGAATTGGCTTTCGAATTTGACAGATTCTTTGATTTAGTTAGAACAGGTCAGGCAAAAGATGCTTTCGCAGCAGATAAGAGTGCCGCTTTCCCTAATGGAAAAGTATTTACAGTAGGTAAAAATGAATTATTCCCAATTCCAGCATCATTTATTTTGGTGTCTGAAGGAATGTCTTCTCAAAACCCTGGATACAATTAA
- a CDS encoding acetate/propionate family kinase, translated as MKILIINSGSSSIKYQLMVMPENQVICSGMIDRIGLETSNVTFKTAAASREETIAIPNHKVGLQKVANMLLDVEKGVIKSTSEIAAVGHRVVHGGSDFSATVKIDEKVKEKIKQLFELAPLHNPANLEGINVAEEIFSSAEQIAVFDTAFHQTMPEVAYKYAIPNYLLTENKVRVYGFHGTSHKYVSEKAINYLKNNSKIITIHLGNGCSMAAVKNGKCIDTSMGFSPSNGLIMGTRAGDIDQSVVFYMIKNLGYTPDEVNAILLKQSGMLGLTGYSDLRDIEAEAEKGNKDCVLALQMNAYRIRKTIGAYAAALNGLDAIVFTAGIGENSSYMRNLICTDMDYFGIEIDTGKNELRSKELREINSEKSIVKVLVVPTDEEYEIANQVFQLLEN; from the coding sequence ATGAAAATACTAATTATAAATTCAGGAAGTTCTTCAATTAAATACCAATTAATGGTAATGCCAGAAAACCAAGTGATATGCTCTGGAATGATTGATCGAATTGGCTTAGAAACTTCAAACGTAACCTTTAAAACCGCTGCAGCTTCTCGCGAAGAAACAATTGCAATTCCAAATCACAAAGTAGGTCTGCAAAAAGTAGCCAATATGCTTTTGGATGTTGAAAAAGGAGTGATTAAATCGACTTCAGAAATTGCGGCTGTCGGTCATCGTGTGGTGCATGGCGGAAGCGATTTTAGCGCTACAGTAAAAATTGACGAAAAAGTTAAGGAAAAAATCAAGCAGCTTTTTGAATTGGCGCCTTTGCATAATCCTGCCAATTTGGAGGGAATTAATGTAGCTGAGGAGATTTTTAGCTCTGCCGAGCAAATAGCTGTTTTTGATACTGCTTTTCATCAGACAATGCCAGAAGTAGCTTATAAATATGCTATTCCGAATTATCTTTTGACAGAAAATAAAGTTCGTGTTTATGGTTTTCATGGAACAAGCCACAAGTATGTTTCTGAAAAAGCGATTAATTATTTAAAAAACAATTCTAAAATAATTACCATTCACTTAGGAAATGGCTGCAGTATGGCCGCTGTTAAAAACGGAAAATGTATTGATACCTCAATGGGATTCTCGCCTTCGAACGGTCTCATTATGGGTACACGCGCAGGTGATATTGACCAGTCTGTTGTTTTTTATATGATTAAAAATTTAGGATACACTCCAGATGAGGTAAATGCAATTTTACTTAAACAAAGCGGTATGCTTGGTCTTACTGGCTATAGCGACTTACGCGATATTGAAGCAGAAGCAGAAAAAGGCAATAAAGATTGTGTGCTGGCATTACAGATGAATGCCTACAGAATTAGAAAAACGATTGGTGCTTATGCGGCTGCTTTAAACGGATTGGATGCCATTGTTTTTACAGCAGGAATTGGAGAAAATTCATCTTATATGCGTAATTTGATTTGCACGGATATGGATTATTTCGGAATTGAAATTGACACAGGAAAAAATGAACTGCGTTCAAAAGAATTAAGAGAAATCAATTCAGAAAAATCAATTGTAAAAGTTTTGGTTGTTCCGACAGATGAAGAATATGAAATTGCCAATCAGGTTTTTCAATTGCTTGAAAATTAA
- a CDS encoding prolyl oligopeptidase family serine peptidase: protein MKNKLAFVFLLFSIAVLGQNETSGKINTVIMSKYELGYVLHKPANTKEKKPLIVFISGDGEKGTDLEKVKINGPLKYLKTHELDAYVLAPQCKEDENWDIESIYQLIVKIQKENKIDSERIYVTGLSSGGWASWNLAFAHPDLFAANVPVAGFVDLIQLEHACEIANIPTRIFHGLLDDVVNVNYAITIYKELKKCNAKDVKLTIFDDANHDSWTRVYDNAAIYDWMLQQKKTNTNK, encoded by the coding sequence ATGAAAAATAAATTGGCATTTGTATTTCTATTGTTTTCGATAGCCGTTTTGGGACAAAACGAAACTAGTGGCAAAATTAATACAGTTATAATGTCTAAATATGAGTTGGGTTATGTATTGCACAAACCGGCTAATACGAAGGAGAAAAAGCCATTAATAGTCTTTATTTCTGGTGATGGAGAAAAAGGCACCGATCTTGAAAAAGTAAAAATTAATGGTCCTTTAAAATACCTGAAAACGCATGAGTTAGACGCTTATGTTTTGGCTCCGCAGTGTAAAGAAGATGAAAATTGGGATATAGAATCAATTTACCAGCTGATTGTAAAAATTCAGAAAGAAAACAAAATTGATTCAGAAAGAATTTATGTTACTGGTTTGAGCTCAGGAGGTTGGGCTTCTTGGAATTTGGCTTTTGCACATCCAGATCTATTTGCCGCAAATGTACCTGTCGCTGGCTTTGTAGATTTGATTCAGTTAGAACACGCTTGTGAAATAGCCAATATTCCAACCAGAATTTTCCACGGTTTACTCGATGATGTGGTAAACGTAAACTATGCGATCACGATTTACAAAGAATTGAAAAAATGCAATGCCAAAGATGTAAAGCTGACCATTTTTGATGACGCAAATCATGACAGCTGGACAAGAGTTTATGATAATGCAGCAATCTACGATTGGATGCTGCAGCAGAAGAAAACGAATACAAACAAATAA
- a CDS encoding SusC/RagA family TonB-linked outer membrane protein, translating into MKNFIFSFLALLLLPTYMMGQAQAIKGKVVDSSGMGVPGAIISASESRTTADADFDGNFTINAKVGETLKISMLGFDSVSIPATAGDMKITLKEAGDTALKEVVVIGYGTRKKIDNTSAITSLKAEDVTRTKVMNASQAIQGKAAGVQVTSSDAPGSTPSVVIRGLGTALGGRNPLYIVDGMPTENINNINTNDITSYEILKDASSLAIYGTRAANGVIIITTKKGKGDKVSVEVESFGGVRTPLKKVKMADANQYASYTNAALGTNRFSTNQPVNTNWFDEITRTGTYTQNNISISGASENVKYFFSAGNYQEKAILNGLDYSRTSFRNNNEFKLSKKVTINQNFSFTSANSTPKPLSAFTNAYKQSSIVPVHFANGQYGAPFADASGVASPTGTSFNNVGNPVAQLDFYNEEQRSITLQGGVKLDYEILDGLKFTSQFNGEYYTWKNYNFEDTKNVWLAANPTRKDADYSSTDPINLLTRGREEYFNWNLSNYLTYNKVFGKIHDVELTAGIETSVKGPRQKLVITRKNVSPDSNYWSLYNAKDAKGVDYSGTVTNLQDIVFNESKLASYFGRVQYKLMDRYLVTGTIRRDGSSNFAKDYRWGTFPSVGLGWIMTKENFLSEIKGVDLIKLRGSWGKLGNQNVPLNSQSYNSGLNSYLGGSILYEGTSITSQIDPTLTWEITEESSAGVDFEFLDSRLKGSFDVYNKNTDNVILYVKPYPTSGITTASPSHVGEVSNKGYEVSLRWDDKITDDLSYWVGGNFSHNKNELTSLKDVSLSQVIGGNLGNGQDTKLLYNNSIGQPLGSFYLYEYAGVDPANGNMLYYNAAGNKVTQDALSATEDKKYVGSILPKVNYGVSLGLVYKNIDFSVDGYGTGGAKVYNGKKAQRFGGENIEASMTNDYWTPSNTTSQNPRPFNTVPVASTYYMESADFFRINNITVGYKLPLRGDQFISSCRIYFNAINPFITQKFSGFSPELNADGDPYKLQGIELDAYPTLRSFVIGANLKF; encoded by the coding sequence ATGAAAAATTTTATTTTTAGCTTTTTAGCGCTCTTGTTGCTGCCTACATATATGATGGGGCAAGCGCAAGCAATCAAAGGAAAAGTAGTAGACAGTAGTGGAATGGGAGTTCCGGGAGCAATTATTAGTGCTTCAGAATCTAGAACTACTGCTGATGCTGACTTCGATGGTAATTTTACCATTAATGCTAAAGTTGGAGAAACCTTAAAAATCTCCATGCTTGGTTTCGACTCAGTTTCTATTCCAGCAACTGCAGGAGACATGAAGATCACTTTAAAAGAAGCTGGCGATACAGCCTTAAAAGAAGTGGTTGTTATTGGTTACGGAACCAGAAAGAAAATTGATAATACTTCGGCAATTACTTCATTAAAAGCAGAAGATGTTACCAGAACAAAAGTAATGAATGCTTCTCAAGCTATTCAAGGTAAAGCTGCCGGAGTTCAGGTTACTTCGTCAGATGCTCCAGGAAGCACACCTTCTGTAGTAATTAGAGGTTTAGGTACTGCATTAGGAGGAAGAAATCCTTTGTACATTGTTGATGGAATGCCTACTGAAAACATCAACAACATTAATACAAATGATATTACGTCTTATGAAATTCTTAAAGATGCTTCATCTCTTGCTATTTATGGTACAAGAGCAGCAAATGGGGTTATCATTATTACTACTAAAAAAGGTAAAGGAGACAAAGTTTCTGTAGAAGTTGAAAGTTTTGGTGGTGTTAGAACACCGCTTAAGAAAGTTAAAATGGCCGATGCAAATCAATATGCTAGCTATACAAATGCTGCTTTAGGAACAAACAGATTCTCTACAAATCAGCCTGTTAATACAAACTGGTTTGATGAAATTACAAGAACTGGTACGTATACTCAAAACAATATTTCAATTTCTGGTGCTTCAGAAAATGTTAAATACTTTTTCAGTGCAGGTAACTATCAGGAAAAAGCGATCCTTAACGGTTTAGACTATAGCCGTACAAGTTTTAGAAATAATAATGAATTCAAACTTTCTAAAAAAGTTACTATTAATCAAAACTTTAGCTTTACATCAGCTAATTCTACGCCAAAACCATTGAGTGCATTTACAAACGCATACAAACAATCATCAATTGTTCCTGTTCATTTTGCAAATGGCCAGTATGGAGCACCTTTTGCTGATGCAAGCGGAGTAGCAAGCCCAACCGGTACATCTTTTAATAATGTTGGAAATCCTGTAGCTCAATTAGATTTCTACAATGAAGAACAAAGAAGTATAACACTTCAAGGTGGTGTGAAATTGGATTACGAAATCTTAGATGGTTTAAAGTTTACTTCACAATTTAATGGTGAATACTATACTTGGAAAAATTACAATTTTGAGGATACTAAAAATGTTTGGTTAGCTGCTAATCCAACTCGTAAAGATGCTGATTATTCAAGTACAGACCCTATCAATTTACTAACTAGAGGTAGAGAGGAGTATTTTAACTGGAACTTGTCTAACTATTTGACTTATAATAAAGTATTTGGAAAAATTCATGATGTTGAATTAACGGCAGGTATCGAAACTTCTGTAAAAGGTCCTAGACAAAAATTAGTTATTACAAGAAAGAATGTAAGTCCAGATTCTAACTATTGGTCTTTATATAATGCAAAAGATGCTAAAGGTGTAGATTATTCTGGTACTGTTACAAATTTACAAGATATCGTATTCAACGAGAGTAAATTAGCTTCTTATTTTGGACGTGTTCAATATAAATTAATGGACAGATACTTAGTAACTGGAACTATTAGACGTGACGGATCTTCAAACTTTGCAAAAGATTACCGTTGGGGAACTTTCCCATCTGTAGGTCTTGGATGGATTATGACTAAAGAAAACTTCTTGTCTGAAATTAAAGGAGTAGATTTAATCAAATTAAGAGGAAGCTGGGGTAAATTGGGTAACCAAAATGTGCCATTAAATAGCCAAAGTTATAATTCTGGATTAAACAGTTATTTAGGTGGTTCAATTTTATACGAAGGAACAAGTATCACTTCTCAAATTGACCCTACTTTAACATGGGAAATTACAGAAGAATCTTCAGCTGGTGTTGATTTCGAATTTTTAGATAGCAGATTGAAAGGATCTTTTGATGTGTACAATAAAAACACTGATAACGTAATTTTATATGTAAAACCTTATCCGACTTCTGGAATTACAACAGCTTCTCCTTCTCATGTTGGTGAAGTTTCAAACAAAGGTTATGAGGTTTCTTTACGTTGGGATGATAAAATTACAGACGATTTAAGCTACTGGGTTGGAGGTAACTTCTCTCACAATAAAAACGAACTTACAAGTTTAAAAGATGTTTCGTTATCTCAGGTTATTGGAGGTAATTTAGGAAACGGACAAGATACTAAATTGTTATACAACAACTCAATTGGCCAGCCATTAGGTAGTTTTTACCTATATGAGTACGCAGGTGTAGATCCAGCAAACGGAAATATGCTTTATTATAATGCAGCAGGAAATAAAGTAACACAAGATGCTTTATCAGCAACTGAAGATAAAAAATATGTAGGTTCAATTTTGCCAAAAGTTAACTACGGAGTTTCTTTAGGATTGGTTTACAAAAACATTGATTTCTCTGTTGACGGATATGGTACTGGTGGAGCAAAAGTTTACAATGGTAAAAAAGCGCAACGTTTTGGAGGTGAAAATATTGAAGCTTCTATGACTAATGATTATTGGACACCATCAAATACAACTTCACAAAATCCAAGACCATTTAATACAGTTCCAGTTGCTTCAACTTACTATATGGAATCTGCAGATTTCTTTAGAATTAACAACATTACTGTAGGATATAAACTTCCTTTAAGAGGTGATCAATTCATTAGTTCTTGCAGAATTTATTTTAATGCGATCAACCCATTCATTACACAGAAATTTTCTGGATTCTCTCCTGAGTTAAATGCAGACGGAGATCCTTATAAACTTCAAGGAATTGAATTGGATGCGTACCCAACATTAAGATCATTTGTAATTGGTGCTAATTTAAAATTTTAA
- a CDS encoding glucoamylase family protein, giving the protein MVRISVLFLAFAFFSCGSKDKSKEIVQENTSDVTTLTDEQLLDAVQKQTFKYFWDYAEPNSGLARERYHPDGVYPENDSNIVTTGGSGFGLMALVSGMSQGYITKDQGVERLNKIADFLGKADRFHGAWSHWIDGNTGKVKPFGTKDNGGDLVETSFLVAGMITVREYLKDGSEKEKAVAQKYDALWKGVDWQWYTNNKNVLYWHWSPNYAWQMNFPLQGYNECLIMYVMAASSPTHTIDAKAYHEGWARSGGIVSSKTKYNIPLILKHNGAEEFGGPLFWAHYSYVGLDPNQLSDKYANYWDLNVNQTKINYQYCVENPNKNAGYGPEYWGLTASYSRNPDGSIGYNAHMPSNDQGVISPTAAISSIVYTPKESMALIRNLYENHKEETWGDAGFYDALSLGNKWVAKRYLAIDQGPEVVMIENYRTGLLWKLFMNAPEVKQGLTKLGFKSGKYGI; this is encoded by the coding sequence ATGGTTAGAATTTCAGTTTTATTTTTAGCTTTTGCTTTTTTTAGTTGTGGTTCGAAAGATAAATCGAAAGAAATTGTACAGGAAAATACTTCTGACGTTACGACATTAACAGATGAACAGCTTTTAGATGCTGTTCAAAAACAAACATTTAAATATTTCTGGGATTACGCAGAACCAAATTCTGGATTAGCCAGAGAACGCTATCATCCAGATGGAGTTTATCCTGAAAACGATTCGAATATCGTAACAACAGGAGGCTCAGGTTTTGGGTTAATGGCACTTGTTTCAGGAATGTCTCAAGGTTATATTACCAAAGATCAAGGCGTAGAGCGTCTTAACAAAATTGCAGATTTTTTAGGCAAAGCAGATCGTTTTCATGGGGCATGGTCTCATTGGATTGACGGAAATACAGGAAAAGTAAAACCTTTTGGAACCAAAGATAACGGAGGAGATTTAGTCGAAACCTCATTTTTGGTTGCAGGAATGATTACCGTTCGTGAATATCTTAAAGATGGTTCTGAAAAAGAAAAAGCTGTAGCTCAAAAATATGATGCTCTTTGGAAAGGTGTTGACTGGCAATGGTACACAAACAACAAAAACGTCTTATACTGGCACTGGTCGCCAAACTATGCTTGGCAGATGAATTTTCCGTTACAAGGGTACAATGAGTGCCTTATCATGTACGTAATGGCAGCATCTTCTCCAACTCATACTATTGATGCAAAAGCGTATCATGAAGGGTGGGCGAGAAGCGGAGGCATTGTTTCTTCAAAAACAAAATACAATATACCGCTTATTTTAAAGCACAATGGAGCAGAAGAATTTGGAGGTCCGTTATTCTGGGCACACTATTCTTATGTAGGTTTAGATCCGAACCAATTAAGCGATAAATACGCTAATTATTGGGACTTAAATGTAAATCAGACCAAAATCAATTATCAATATTGCGTTGAAAACCCAAACAAAAATGCGGGCTATGGCCCTGAATACTGGGGATTAACAGCATCGTATTCAAGAAATCCTGACGGCTCTATTGGGTACAACGCGCATATGCCAAGCAATGATCAAGGCGTGATTTCGCCAACAGCAGCAATCAGTTCTATTGTTTATACGCCAAAAGAATCGATGGCTTTGATTAGAAACTTATACGAAAACCATAAAGAAGAAACTTGGGGCGATGCCGGTTTTTATGATGCTTTAAGTTTAGGCAATAAATGGGTGGCAAAACGCTATTTAGCAATTGATCAAGGGCCAGAAGTTGTAATGATCGAAAATTACAGAACAGGATTATTGTGGAAGCTGTTTATGAACGCGCCAGAAGTAAAACAAGGTTTAACAAAACTTGGATTCAAATCTGGTAAATACGGAATTTAA
- a CDS encoding LuxR C-terminal-related transcriptional regulator yields MKSILFKTVFFFFIALQLQAQELLPFVENYSKSDYQGDNQIWNVVQGNDNAMYFANNHYLLRYDGVKWEKYTLPNKTIIRSILIEGDKIYSGSYKEFGYWYRKDGTMHYVSITKNLRLFDEKDNEEIWKIFRFNGSLYFQSFNDVFIYNGKKIKKIKFPFLISYCFGVDENLYVASVRDGIFKMNGKHIANPKGWGVLKNTVVHAIEKFQNRTYIFTQKKGVFIVEKNGLKSWEHPINETLKSATINVAKFVKNDKLIVGTGNRGIFILDLKNNSYKNIERDNVLMNNSVLSLGLDKENDLWVGLDNGIAHVEVNSPISFFYDNSGILGSVYAVAAINKGYLIASNHGIFEYSAGKFNMMPNTQGQGWNISLIDGKYIIGHNDGTFSYENGTLTKINGVSGGWNMSKSSINNTYFQSTYSGILVYDDPSNMSHYKIIKDLAKPIKYVAQNKKNEIWAADNYRGLYRVLLDDNYNTLKVENVTQQSKIQNDFGIKIFEFRKEILFLINDSWYTYNSISNKLEENELFNTSFKNVTDVVSIDEDHFMVLQNGILYHIYAQGNKFVWNIIQEKYYKGKLINENLRIFKKDNYYLFNLDDGFISLKLQYENKQNSGVKVEAFNNDVLTPNEEKIKFNTELKINVISGIYGASKPNLFYKIDKDKDFLAISEGSIVLNNLSSGYHTVEIFKHDGATYDKVAFYKFKVAQPWYFSFWMILLYFLVIGAVLFFYYKWNKFRYMQKLKLQAEELKHQREILEMELKKENELNIQEYEKHILELELQAKSSEVAGKSLSIAKQTEMIDKIQGILETEKDFGKLKNEIRKAIKINEVNKHEWETFETNLNQIHNEFIINLSKKYPHLTPKDIKLCVYLKMNLSSKEIAPMMNISFRGVELHRYRLRKKLNLTQDENLSKFLLSL; encoded by the coding sequence TTGAAATCGATACTTTTTAAAACCGTTTTCTTCTTTTTCATCGCTTTACAGCTTCAAGCCCAAGAATTACTTCCTTTTGTCGAAAATTATAGCAAATCAGATTATCAGGGAGATAATCAGATTTGGAATGTGGTGCAGGGTAATGACAATGCAATGTATTTTGCCAATAATCACTATTTGCTTCGTTACGACGGAGTAAAATGGGAAAAATATACACTTCCGAACAAAACCATTATTCGATCTATTTTGATTGAAGGCGATAAAATCTATTCAGGATCTTACAAAGAGTTTGGTTATTGGTATAGAAAAGACGGAACTATGCATTATGTCTCGATTACCAAAAATCTCAGATTATTTGATGAAAAGGATAATGAAGAAATCTGGAAAATATTTAGGTTTAATGGTTCTCTCTATTTTCAGTCTTTTAATGATGTTTTTATTTATAACGGAAAAAAGATTAAGAAAATTAAGTTCCCTTTTCTTATTTCGTATTGTTTTGGAGTAGATGAAAATTTATATGTTGCTTCGGTAAGGGATGGAATTTTTAAAATGAATGGCAAGCACATTGCCAATCCAAAAGGATGGGGCGTTTTAAAAAATACTGTTGTTCACGCCATTGAAAAGTTTCAAAACAGAACCTATATTTTTACGCAGAAAAAAGGTGTTTTTATTGTAGAAAAAAATGGATTAAAGAGCTGGGAACATCCAATAAATGAAACTCTAAAATCGGCAACAATAAATGTGGCAAAATTTGTCAAAAATGATAAGCTGATTGTCGGAACTGGAAACCGCGGAATATTCATTTTAGACTTAAAAAATAATTCCTATAAAAATATTGAACGCGACAATGTTTTAATGAACAATTCGGTCTTAAGTTTAGGATTGGATAAAGAAAATGATCTTTGGGTTGGTTTAGACAACGGTATTGCGCACGTTGAGGTTAATTCTCCAATTTCGTTCTTTTACGATAATTCGGGAATTTTAGGATCTGTGTATGCGGTGGCAGCAATTAATAAAGGGTATCTAATTGCTTCTAATCATGGAATTTTTGAATACAGCGCTGGAAAATTCAACATGATGCCTAATACGCAAGGGCAGGGCTGGAACATCTCTCTAATTGACGGAAAATATATTATTGGCCATAATGACGGAACTTTTTCATACGAAAATGGTACGCTGACCAAAATAAATGGTGTCAGCGGCGGCTGGAATATGTCTAAAAGCAGTATCAACAATACTTATTTTCAGTCTACCTATAGCGGCATTTTGGTTTATGATGATCCATCAAATATGTCTCATTATAAAATCATCAAAGATTTGGCAAAACCCATAAAGTATGTGGCTCAAAACAAAAAAAATGAAATTTGGGCGGCAGACAATTACCGTGGTTTGTATCGTGTTCTGCTAGATGACAACTATAACACGCTAAAGGTTGAAAATGTTACCCAGCAGAGTAAAATTCAAAACGATTTTGGCATTAAGATTTTTGAATTTAGAAAAGAAATACTTTTTCTAATTAATGATTCTTGGTACACTTATAATTCTATATCCAATAAATTGGAAGAAAATGAATTGTTCAATACAAGTTTCAAGAATGTAACCGATGTGGTGTCTATAGACGAAGATCATTTTATGGTTTTGCAAAACGGAATCTTGTATCATATTTATGCCCAAGGAAACAAGTTTGTCTGGAATATTATTCAAGAGAAATATTATAAAGGAAAATTGATTAATGAGAATCTAAGAATTTTCAAGAAAGACAATTATTATTTATTTAATCTAGATGACGGATTTATTTCGCTTAAACTCCAATATGAAAACAAACAAAATTCAGGAGTAAAAGTCGAAGCATTTAATAATGATGTTTTAACGCCAAACGAAGAGAAAATTAAATTTAATACCGAATTAAAGATTAATGTGATCTCTGGAATTTACGGAGCAAGCAAACCAAATTTATTTTATAAAATAGATAAAGACAAAGATTTTCTTGCCATCTCAGAGGGATCGATCGTTTTGAATAATTTAAGCAGCGGCTATCATACGGTAGAAATATTTAAACACGATGGTGCGACATATGACAAAGTTGCATTCTATAAATTTAAAGTGGCACAACCATGGTATTTTTCTTTCTGGATGATTCTGCTCTATTTTCTTGTTATAGGAGCCGTTTTATTTTTCTATTATAAATGGAACAAATTCCGTTATATGCAGAAATTAAAATTGCAGGCTGAAGAATTAAAACATCAGAGAGAAATTCTTGAGATGGAATTGAAGAAAGAAAATGAACTCAATATACAGGAATACGAAAAACACATTTTGGAGCTAGAATTGCAGGCAAAATCTTCTGAAGTGGCGGGCAAATCATTATCAATTGCCAAGCAGACAGAAATGATTGATAAAATTCAAGGTATTTTGGAAACTGAAAAAGATTTTGGCAAACTTAAAAATGAAATTAGAAAAGCAATTAAGATTAATGAAGTAAATAAACACGAATGGGAAACTTTTGAAACCAATTTGAATCAAATCCATAACGAGTTTATTATTAATCTATCCAAAAAATATCCGCACTTGACTCCAAAGGATATAAAGTTGTGTGTTTACCTTAAAATGAATCTTTCTTCTAAAGAAATTGCTCCTATGATGAATATCTCATTTAGAGGCGTAGAATTGCACAGGTATCGTTTGAGAAAGAAGCTAAATCTTACTCAGGACGAAAACCTGTCAAAGTTTTTATTAAGTCTGTAA